Proteins from a genomic interval of Lycium ferocissimum isolate CSIRO_LF1 chromosome 2, AGI_CSIRO_Lferr_CH_V1, whole genome shotgun sequence:
- the LOC132045833 gene encoding glycine-rich cell wall structural protein 1.8-like produces the protein MKKISITTLTLLAVLLIITVTSTFANRHINPKNHGVEKTKKAGSGGARNNGNDNGEGPFGGIFGPGGVFNIPGLGGAYGSGFGGPKGGYAKGGVTRSSVVCKENGPCLGKKLRCPAKCFRSFSSAGKGYGYGGGSGGCTMDCKKKCVAYC, from the coding sequence atgaagaaaatctcCATAACTACCCTCACTCTCTTAGCTGTCTTGCTCATCATCACAGTCACTTCCACCTTTGCTAACAGACACATCAACCCAAAAAACCACGGTGTCGAGAAAACGAAAAAAGCAggtagtggcggagccaggaatAATGGAAACGACAACGGTGAGGGACCGTTTGGTGGCATTTTTGGGCCTGGAGGAGTGTTTAACATTCCTGGGCTTGGTGGAGCATATGGTAGTGGATTTGGAGGCCCAAAAGGTGGATATGCAAAAGGTGGGGTCACAAGATCTAGTGTTGTGTGCAAAGAAAACGGCCCATGTTTAGGGAAGAAGCTTAGGTGTCCAGCAAAGTGTTTTAGATCATTTTCTAGTGCTGGAAAAGGGTATGGTTATGGTGGTGGATCTGGTGGATGTACTATGGATTGCAAGAAGAAATGTGTTGCTTATTGTTAA